Proteins encoded within one genomic window of Triticum aestivum cultivar Chinese Spring chromosome 2D, IWGSC CS RefSeq v2.1, whole genome shotgun sequence:
- the LOC123048363 gene encoding uncharacterized protein, whose protein sequence is MAESAGGGEPRLPEELVLWEILTRLPARSLLRCRAVCTSWRRSLTSDTGLLLAHHRHQPALQLVTTGDDLEGRIDALDPRAGERRPVARTDRAASPMDLVLLAACYIGMARYNPTLTVTSINVVLIDMISESHLHRRFLFRKISVPAFHLIF, encoded by the exons ATGGCTGAATCGGCCGGCGGCGGTGAGCCCCGGCTCCCCGAGGAGCTCGTCCTCTGGGAGATCCTGACGCGCCTGCCGGCGAGGTCCCTCCTACGGTGCCGCGCCGTCTGCACATCCTGGCGCCGCAGCCTCACCTCCGACACGGGCCTCCTCCTCGCGCACCATCGCCACCAGCCGGCGCTCCAGCTCGTCACCACCGGGGACGACCTGGAGGGCAGGATCGACGCGCTGGACCcccgcgccggcgagcgccgccccgtcgcccgcaCGGACCGGGCCGCCTCCCCCATGGACCTCGTTCTGCTCGCCGCCTGCTATATAGGAATGGCACG GTATAACCCTACTCTTACTGTAACAAGTATCAATGTTGTGTTAATCGATATGATATCTGAGAGTCATCTTCATCGGAGGTTTTTGTTTCGAAAAATATCGGTTCCTGCTTTTCACCTTATTTTTTGA